The genomic region TACTATGCCAGCTGTATGTACCAGCTAAGAGGGGGTTGATTAGTCTAACAAATTGTAACTATCTGTAACTACCTGATTGGATTGTACTAAGCTGTATATAAGGTAGAGAAGGGTGTATGGGAAGTCAAgcagaaaataataataattctttttgTCTCATTCTTTCCTAATCACTAAATTTCTCTCTGATCTCTCTATTTTccattttcctttccttggagGCTGGGTACCTCGAAATAACCCTTGAATAAAATTCTATCAGTTATAAGCTcacatcacacacacacacacacacacacacacacttatatacaagaagaagaaatacaTATAATTTGAGTACAAATGAATACCTTCTCGCACTTCAAGTAAATCATATATGTGAAATGAATACAAATCTTTtgtgcaactttttttttttttccactttataTTCTACCAATCACAAATTGccacgtattttttttttcactttccttataaaataatcaCACATTTATTACATAGTCTTAAAAAcagtcaaaaaaaataaaaaagaatctgaaaaaaaaattgagtcatATATGTGAAATCTGTGTAAGATACACTATTCACGTGAAAGAACAGGCATGTCTAAGGTAGATAATTTGCCATATAAAGAAGatgtattttattgttgaaATGTTATATAAACTGTCACCTTGATTCTATCCCTGCAATACAAATTAACGCACTCATCTTTCTCAGAGATAATATTCATGGCTACTAAAACTAAAAGCATTACTGTTCGTTTGGCTCTTTTTTCAGTTGTCTTTGCTGCCCTCTTGGCTCTTCATGAATGTGCGTTTCTCTAAATTGTATAGTCTATGAGTCTATcatgctgcttcttcttttttggaccCAATGTCTATCATGCTTAATgagattttattaaatttttttttgggaatgaaATGCTAATTGCTATAAGTTCCTTGTGACTGGTAAGCAATATTTTAGGTTTTTAGTACATTCTCGTCCAAACAtgttttgaagaagaaaaaaaaaagatatgtccACACCAAGAGGCCATGAAATTTGAAGTCTCGACAAATAGAAAGAATATCAGTTTACAgtaattttaatatttcttttcattGCTTTTTTCAATCATAttgcttttaattttcatttcttggtgtttgttttttagtattttgaataGAATAAATATGATTTAACACCCAAAATTGATTTGTGTCTTAGCCAAATAATATGAGCAATTATTATAGAgtgaaacacacacacacacaaacacatgcatatgcatgaaaaatgataatatatatcaataattatCGATAGCTGTATTGATGTAAAACTCGGGTTGGGGGCATATTTCTGAGAAATGACTACTTTGGGTAACCTAAAAACAAGTATCATGATTTTCCAAAATGacaaatttgattttagatttgtaaagaataaaaatgttaaagaatttgaaataatattttagcaaataaatatttaacacTTACAATGATCAAAGAACACCATCAATCTcgataaaaaatcaatataaagtCTCTTGTGGTCGAATAAAAGATCTAGGGTTCGAACTCTGCTTACAACAAAGACCAATTgcctgatgataaaaaaaaaattataatatacaaaatggatgtcataaattaaaaaatatcgtgtctaaaaaaaaaaacaacagaaGAACACCTTATTTGTACCGTCTATAttctgtttaaaaaataaagaataaaaagagaagaaactTGAAACAATGAAGTGATTTTTGATTTCTAGCACATTTCTAGATTATTCTCTTGAATACTACTAGCAAATATTGCaatatttcaattatttagTAATTGGCCATAGTGagtaataaatttatattaaaaaaagcttaagaaattttttttgtaaatttatactggtgttatatagaatttttgtatgtcgaaattaataaaaaaaataaaaatatggattaattatgtgaaaaattatatattagaattcttagattcaaaaattattaatagtataTATGTGTTGGTGGTGCAGACAATAAGTTTCAAGTAAATACAGAACCAAACGAGGAAGTTGAGACTCTCTATTAATGCCAGTATGCGATGATAAAGCTTGTAATCAATTTTGTCAGTCCAAATATGGAAGTGGCAGTTATTCTCATGGGTTTTGCCTTAGTGGAAACACTTGTGTCAGTTGTGTGTGTCGTCATCCCTATAATAATTAACTTTCATTCTTAAGGGTAAACAAACTACCCTAAATCCAGGGGGTTGGTTGAGTTGGTTGGGCTCTCAGTCTCAAGGTGCTTGTACTGGGCTCGACTGGGTGTGCTCCCTAGTTCGAGTCTTGCTACCTacactttgaaaagaatttcctgGACCAGCGCTTTACCCCTCCGTGGGCCCTTCCGGCgcgaacagtgattagtctctggttgaaaACTTTAAGGAAACACTgtgggaaaccaaaaaaaaaactaccctaTAGgacttgatttttattattaattataacaGAAAAAGATTAATTCCATCTCTCTCTGTATTTGAAATTTCACGTCATGggggaaaaatatttttagaaaatttttagggaaaatagaaaggaatttttttttttttttttgacataggGTGCAATAGCTTTAATACTAGCCATGGATTAAATCCAATGCTCAAAATATTGACACGTTATCTGCCCAAGCTGGGAATCTGCATGCTTCAATTTCTCCCAtctatttctcttctcttttcagttttcacttcGCAATAGTTTATACCAAATAATTTCAGAGAAATTCTCTCTCGTCTCTTCTTTTTCCCTCACTCTCTGACTTCCAGAGGGATTTTGCAGGTTAGCACAGTGAggggaaaaatataataagttaacaTACGGTCAGAAGAATTCTGGAAACTAGCAtcttgagttttaaaaacttgagaTCGATGACGAAAATCGAGGCTttcaaactcgagttctactGTTGCCGTGGAGCAATTTagccacatagatctcgagtctataagactcgagttctaaaaagcaaaaccaagtctttgaaacttgatttttgtcAGACTTGAAAAAGAACAAACCTGAAGAAGAACGCAGCGCTGAAGAAGACGATTTGGTCTTGAGCAATGAGGAAGAACGAACAAAcgtgaggaagaagaaggaagggaaaataaaatggtggaactcaagtcttaaaaactcaagttccatgtggattttttttcacatcAGCTACCACAACTTACAAATTGAGACTTAGAAACTTGAGTTGTATCTTGAAACTCCAGATTGTTTTGAAACGTGACagctaacaaaattgtttgatATCTAAggttaattggaaaaaaattccTCACTTCCACCAgggattaatttttttccctgatGCTCCTCTCAACCCCGACTATCCCTCTAGCATAGCCATTGCTCCACCTCGCCAGTTTTGACAAGAGCGGGCTTGGTCTGTCGGATTACCCCGAAACCGACAAATTTCTTTCCCCACTACTGCCTACACTATTCTCTGAAACCCACACTATGCTCTGAAATCTTCTAAAAGCAATAGACGGTGTCAATCAACTGCTTGTTCTTTGTCTCCGTTGAAGTCTGACCGTTCTTGGAGTGATTCATTTTCAAAGAATCTATTTAGCGGCTTTGTGCGTGTGTTTTTGGTAATGGGAAATGTAATGGTTGCAGAATTATGCTTATTATTAGTTCtaagtttggaattttatgagttttaattAAAATCCAGTTTCTTATATTGCCTGCATTTTTTGTCTATTGTATCAAAATGCTTAAATCCTTGTAATTTGTATTCAATGGGTTATTATTATGTTCCTAATGATGAAAGTTAAAACCTTGTGGAGTCTTCTGTTTGAGTGTTTGATCAAAAAATGAATGTccaacacattaaaaaatgCTTTTGTGGACTAGTTTGACAGCATATATTTCATCTCAGGTTGTGAAAAAAGCATGCTTTAAATAGTTAGCATTTGGAGTTTTTAACTTGCATTTGGAGGCAATTATGCAAATTTGACTTTAAAGTCTTCTTGTATAcagtttgttaaaaaaaaaaaaacattcttttATTGTCTTGGATGATCCATATTGAGTGTCACTTGGGTTGTACATATTTTCAAGTTCGAAATTATACAAAATGGACTTTTTCAGACTTTCACTTGTTGTGGCATCCCCAAAAACTATTACAGATGTAGACTATTGGCCATGAAGTTTGTTATTTATAATGTCTATAATGAAATTGGTTCTATAATCTTAGTCCTTATGGATTTAATTTCTAGGCACTTTggttacatgttttttttataaactttcgGTACTTCCATAACTTGACTGACAACCATCATAGCTCATTATTGTGCTTCAAAACTAATTTTCTTATGTTCATGATGGTTAGGACTTAGGAAATTTGGTGTTAATCGTTACCATACTTTAAAGACTTCACTCTTACCAGTTACCAAGTTATCAACATAAATACGTAAATTTTAGTTTTCATGACTATGAAGCTTTTAACTTGCATTCCTTCTTCTCCAGTCCTTCATAGGTGGACAAGTTCTACACAGGCAAGTTTTAGAAATGGGATTTAATGTACCCTTGCTGCGGAGTCAAAGTTACCAACAAGTTGATCTTCATGCACgcaagactttttttttccctcttttctaATGGAATTATGTATTGTGATGGTTgaaaaagttatttattatCAACTATAATATTATTATGACCTTGTAATCAAAGTgtatatatcaataaaattcttgtTAATTATTATGGCTGAGTAAAGTGTACAATTCaatacaattttgttttttgtattcttttgaaCCATTGGATGGTAGGGATGACTTCAAAATTTGGCCGTTCTCTTCATCTATTAAGAATTAATTATTCTTTTGGATTTCAAAAGTGTAGttgtcaaaaaaagaataaatagaagcattattattattagaactcttgttattattattatgttcttGTAATCAAAGTTTACATTTCAATAGAAGTTTTTTCATTCTTGGATCAAAATTGTTCTACTAGTTCAACTTGAagcattagaaattaaaaataaaatcacacaATCAATTGCATTCTCAAAATAATATCATGAAAGGATAAAACATGTTAGTACATTCTCTTGGTTTAAACTCTACATTCTTGTAAGATTgttgtataaataaataaggaaacTCTTGCGTCAAAATTAGAGAATACATTCAAtgttaatagaaaattttattcagaGAAATGTAAATCCATATACAGAATGTGCTTGAGTAGCCGATAGCTTGTGATATGTCTCCAACATCACTAAAGCTCCCTCCAAAGATGGCCTTTGGTAGAGTCTAAATTTCCTCAAAGTAAGCTTTATTCTTGCATTCCAGATTAGACGTAGTGGCCCATTGTTCTAGCTCCCTTTTTGACATGGTGCTTCAATTGATCAATTGATGCATTATCGTAGGTTGATTTCAAGATACATGGTGCTTCAATTGATCATGGAATGTTTCAAAAGCTTTTCTCACAAGATACATTAAACTTTTGGCCAGCAaaggctaatttttttttcctattaacaAGAAAACAAGGGACATATGGTCATTACTCCATATAACATTTCAGCCTCAGTAaatgaaaacataaaacaaaCTAGGCTATTCATATGATCAACTATGCCTAACAAATTAGTTGCAATTATTGCTATATTGTACAAATCAGAACCATATCTGAACAACATATAAATGTCCAAGTAGAATCAAAGTCCATCGAGAAATATTTGATGttttattagaagaaaaatagaatCACCAAATTTTGGAAGATTATTTtgaaccaaaaacccaaaatattttggacatgcactaacaaatatataaaaatctgTAATTTATTGCTTAACATTTGGGCCAAACTTGTAAAGTATGACTGGTGACAATTCAAGACAACAAAAAGTTTCCTCACAAGTTCACCTTTCTAGGGCCATAGTTTGTATGTATAATATGAACTACAACATGCCAAATATATTATCCTACTAGAATAATACACAGCTGGATAATCAATCCaaatttaaggaaaaagaacATGTACTTAAGTAAAATTAGaaggacaaaaaagaaaagtattttttagAATCCCTCATGACCAAGCAACAGAATTTTCTAGCTAATGTCCAAGAGGAAAAACCTACTAAAATTGCTCAAGAGGTACCAAAAATAGAAGGCTCAAATGCGACAACAATAGCAACAACAAAGAAGCAAGATAATAACAAAGATCAgagcaaaggaaaaagaaagacaacaaGAACAAGTTTATTACATAGAACAAAGCCTTTACATACCCAGATTTTAAGGCCAGCAGTCTACTCAATGTGTTTACACTAATTTAAGCATAAACACAAATTTCACTCACACTCGATCACTCACGCACACAATGACATGTATTTAGTATTTACACAACAAAACACATGCGCATATCAAAACCCATTTTGACATCAACCCCCAAGTCTGTAATtagtggcggcgccacgttatggtcagggtgttcccaggaacaccctgacttgaaatttatatatataatttttttttttttacccttaaaaaataaaataggaacaccctcaattaaaattaggaacaccctcacattaaaaaaatatatatatttgttctacttccaagccaaaaaaaaaaacccaaaaaaaaaaattcaactaaaatctgaaaaaaaaaaaaaaaaaatttgtaacagagaaaaaaaaaaaatgtaagagcaAACTGCAAACGGATCACAGCAAGCCCAACAGAGACAGATCACAGCAAAAtgtaagagaaaagaaagcgAACAGATCACAGCAAGCCCAACATCAAGCCCACTGCCCACGGCAAGCCCAACAGAGACAGAGGAAGCAAACCCAcggtttctcaaccaaaaaaaaaaaaaaaaattacagaccCATCAGAAACCTCAAATCAGTTCAGAGTTCAGTACATCATCACTAAagctcttctcaaaaaaattaaaaaaattagtaaagctAAACAAACCTAAAAAAGGAGAAACAGAGCAAGTGAGCAACGGCGCTCCCCTTCGAAGCTAGATCGATCCACCGTCCACGGTTCCAGCCGCTCATCGGACATCGGAGATCGCCAGATCGGTCTAGCTCCAGTCGCTCATCGGAGATCGGCCTCGTCGCATCGGAGAAGGAGATCGGTCCGCAACTCCGCAACATCCAGTCGCAGCGCTCATCGTCGCCGTCACCATCGCCATCGCCGTCGCCGTCGCCGTCGCCATCccaggtatttctctctctttttctctctgactctctgtctctctctcgcCTCTcggtctctcactctctctatactctctcaagtctcaaatCTGAAATGAAATAggaataaatgaatgaaatgcctttaatctttatttatgactctctctctctttagtcattattaaatttatgactttgtttgtttcaattgtTTGTCATTTTGTCTGTCTGTTTGTCACTTTGTCTCGTTGTGGAACTGGACCAACTGGTGATCCGTGATTGGCTGCTGATTCCAGCAGCACTcagttttgcttctttttttttttttttctttttttttttaagttaaagtGTTACTGAGTGCTTGAAGCACTCAGTAAcactttacctttttttttttttttttactttttaaatttgacattttacttTTGGCTTTATTTTATGATTGAATCTTATCCGTTGATTGATGTGTAAATTGAAATGTGTTGGTATTGGTGTTGCCGTATTGGACTATTTGTGTGTATTGATATTGGACTCAACTCAAAGacattaattgtcttttagcgttattgtgatttataaaattgtgattgtgaaattttctgattggtagctagattttgtgaaattttctgattgtctTTTAgcgttaataatttaattaatcaatacattataaaagacaaaaaaaattaaattatgttagactaaaaaacaattaataatcttataattaatgaaacaataatataacaaattataatttataaaagacaaacaaattaatgaaacagctaaataataattaataatttattgatatttcaaataaacttataatttattttttatttttttgctagaattatggacaaatacttGATAAAAAAACCGCGTACCCAAGATTCATCTCCtgtgcaagattcatctccATCTTCTAAGCGAAGTCGTGTtgactttaacttagaaaatcttCCTTCGAATCGAGGCTACGACAAAAGATATCATCTTATCATCctaataatcatgatgaaataagaagatattatttAGGAAAAGGCCCTTGTTGACCTCCTCATGATTACCCGGTATCATATTTTTCTAGAAAGCCCCGTCGATTTAGAGTCGAATGGTATGAAAATAGAAATTGGTTGGAATATAGTATAGCCAAAGATgcagcattttgtttttattgctacCTATTTGGGAAAGATGTTGGTAAGCAAGGAGGAGGTGACACTTTTGTAACGAAGGGATTCAGACTTTGGAATCAGGTTGGGAAGTTAGATTCCCATGTTGGAGGAGTTAATAGTGCTCATAACCAAGCTGTCAAGAAGAGTGAAGATTTACAGAAGGAAAAGCAACACATTCAAAGTGTCTTggttaagcaatcaaatcaagataaagcTAATTATCGGATTCAATTAAACGCAATAGTTGATTGCGTAAGATTCCTTTTATTCCGAGGGTTAGCTTTTCGTGGTCATGATGAATCTCAAGGTTCAAGTGATAAAGGAAATTTCCTTGagcttctacaatttttggGGGATCACAATGAATCTATCAATGAAGTGATGCAAAATACTTGGAAAAATTGCAAGCTTACCTATCATGATATTCAAAAAGACATGGTGAATGCAATTGCACGTGAAACATCTAAAGCCATCATCGAGGATCTTGGCAAtgggttcttttcaatattagttgatgagtCACGTGATATCTCAGTGAAAGAACAAATGGCACTCGTTCTTCGTTATGTGAACAAACAAGGAATTATTATAGAGCGGTTCCTTGGTATTGTACATGTAGCAAGTACCACCGCTTTGTCACTCAAATGTGCTATTGAAGgtttactttgtgaacataatttgagtttatcaAGACTACGTGGGCAAGGTTATGACGGAGCTAGTAATATGCAAGGTGATATCAATggtctcaaaactttaattttgaaagagaataagtcagcattttatgtccattgttttgctcatcaacttcaattgacacttgttgccgttgctaaaaatcacattaacattgctgattttttttatgtggttagtaatttagtaactgTTGTTGGAGGCTCTTGTAAGAGACGAGATGCTCTTCGAGATGCtcaatttgtcaaaattaaagaagatttagAGAATGGTGTACGAAGAAGTGGACAAGGtttgaatcaagagacaaaTCTTAAACGTCCTGGTGATACACGTTGGGGATCATATTATGAGACtattctcaacttgattttgatgttctctGCTGTTGCTGATGTACttgagattattgaagaagatggGCTCTCCgaccaaaaagttgaagctcgatctattatgaggtcaattctatcttttgaatttgtttttgctctacacttgatgaaaaacattttagggattacaaatgagttgtcaatagcattgtaaaaaaaaaaatcaagatatagtaaatgctatggatcttgttaaagtgtctaagcaacgattgcaagtgatgagagatgatgaatggacatctttattgactgaagtgtcttcattttgtgccacacatgaaattcctatcttgaacatggatgaaatatttgtagttagtgGGAGGCCGCGACGCAACacccaacaaaatacaaatttacatcattatcgTATTGAGCTATTCTACACAGTCATAGATATGCAACTTTAAGAGCTAAACAATCGTTTTTCAGAGGTGAATACTGATTTGCTAATTTGTATGGCTTGCTTGAATCCAAGTAATTCATTTGTggcttttgataaggaaaagttAATACATCTAGCAAAGTTCTATCCATATGATTTTCCTGGGACAGATATCTTGGCACTTGACTCTCAGCTtcagaatttcatttttgatatgCGCAACAATGACTTGTTTTTAGAGCTTCAAGGAGTTAGTGAACTTGCTGAAAAGTTAGTGAGCACGAGGAAGCATGAgacttatccattagtctattTGCTTGTGAAGTTAGCTTTGACCCTTCCTGTTGCTACGCAATAggtagaaagaagtttttcagcaatgaaatatataaagaatgagCTTGCGCAATCGAATGGGAGATcggtggatgaatgattgcttggttgtatatattgaaaaagatatagcttgtagcattgataacgagactatcatgcaacgatttcaaaatatgaaaaatcgtagaaggcaattgtaaattttatgtatttacatgttttttgattgttgttgtcaatatataaaattttctttttattagatcgtGTAATTTATACTTATTAAGGAACACCCTGgaaaaaattcctggagccgccactgtcTGTAAACGGCCATCCAACTGCCATTCAtttgaaacccaaaaatccaaaccaaTTGGCCATACCCAAAGCACCCATTTTTCAAACCCAAGCAAAATTACACAGCTCTAGtcatcaaaataattaaaactgaaacaaaaagaaaataaaagagaaaagatatttgagagagagagaattgagacCTGGTGTGGGTCcaatgagaagagagagagctacGAGAAACCCATGAGAGAGGAGAAGACTACAGCGGGAAGCCCCGATGGTGGTGGTGATCTAAATACTACTATGACACGATTTGATCAGATCGTACCAAATTAAATGCTACTATGACATGATCTGATCTAATTGTACcaaattaactcaaaaaaaaaaaaaaaaattttggtcctAGAATTTGAGATTACAATTCTATTCTTACGCTTTAATAGCAAccaatttaatttcaattattttcaacttgtagTACCATTACTCCACTAACACGAAAAAATGACTACCTAGCAAACAACCTACATTGTCGATGCACACCTAgctaacataataaaaaaaaaacattaaattgcAACTTAACAAAAGCCAcgtcaataattttttttattttaaaattccacctcataaaataacaaatttgaaatgatgaatttaaataactaaataaagttaaaaataaaaaaactgagcTTTTCTTGAATTTCCTTGACAACCAAACATTGCAAcccagaaaaatacaaaatgacATAACCCAGCCGCTACTACTTCCACCGCCACTTTCCTCCACCAACAGCGAAACTCAATCTCCCAACAAGTAATCCAAACACTACAAAATACAAGAAACTTAGAGAGTGTTTGGTAAAggtatttaaacaacagttttcattATTTGAACAATATAGCAAgtattttcacaaaactttttcgcctatatatatttccaaaaaacttaaacaacattaccaaacgggtCTCTCCTAACAGGTAATTCAATAACACAATCAAAttgtctcactttttttttccaagtatttTCTTAGCTACCAAACACGAACATTAACTCACAAAGACACAAAAAACACCTCTCACCATATTTTGCTGCACGTCAATTAGTCTCATCGTAGCTGACCAAGCACTTGAATTTAACTTCCCAAATATGAATATGCATGTAAAATACAAAACCCAGCCGTAGTCACAACTACCACCATCAGTCTCCTCCAACACCAAATGCTATCCAAACACTAACAAATACAAAGTATGCGATGAAATGCCacagaaa from Castanea sativa cultivar Marrone di Chiusa Pesio chromosome 11, ASM4071231v1 harbors:
- the LOC142616096 gene encoding uncharacterized protein LOC142616096, which translates into the protein MQHFVFIATYLGKMLVGKLDSHVGGVNSAHNQAVKKSEDLQKEKQHIQSVLVKQSNQDKANYRIQLNAIVDCVRFLLFRGLAFRGHDESQGSSDKGNFLELLQFLGDHNESINEVMQNTWKNCKLTYHDIQKDMVNAIARETSKAIIEDLGNGFFSILVDESRDISVKEQMALVLRYVNKQGIIIERFLGIVHVASTTALSLKCAIEGLLCEHNLSLSRLRGQGYDGASNMQGDINGLKTLILKENKSAFYVHCFAHQLQLTLVAVAKNHINIADFFYVVSNLVTVVGGSCKRRDALRDAQFVKIKEDLENGVRRSGQGLNQETNLKRPGDTRWGSYYETILNLILMFSAVADVLEIIEEDGLSDQKEKLIHLAKFYPYDFPGTDILALDSQLQNFIFDMRNNDLFLELQGVSELAEKLVSTRKHETYPLVYLLVKLALTLPVATQ